The following coding sequences lie in one Arabidopsis thaliana chromosome 3, partial sequence genomic window:
- the ING1 gene encoding RING/FYVE/PHD zinc finger superfamily protein (INHIBITOR OF GROWTH 1 (ING1); CONTAINS InterPro DOMAIN/s: Zinc finger, PHD-type, conserved site (InterPro:IPR019786), Zinc finger, PHD-type (InterPro:IPR001965), Zinc finger, FYVE/PHD-type (InterPro:IPR011011), Zinc finger, PHD-finger (InterPro:IPR019787); BEST Arabidopsis thaliana protein match is: PHD finger protein-related (TAIR:AT1G54390.3); Has 1560 Blast hits to 1473 proteins in 194 species: Archae - 0; Bacteria - 0; Metazoa - 910; Fungi - 445; Plants - 120; Viruses - 0; Other Eukaryotes - 85 (source: NCBI BLink).), translated as MSFAEEFEANLVSLAHVLQKKYALLRDLDKSLQENQRQNEQRCEKEIEDIRRGRAGNITPNTSLTKFSEEALDEQKHSVRIADEKVTLAMQAYDLVDMHVQQLDQYMKKSDEVIRKEKEAAAATLELENNGKAGNAGEGGRGGRKKTRLATAASTAAASTGMTSSNMDLDLPVDPNEPTYCICNQVSFGEMVACDNNACKIEWFHFGCVGLKEQPKGKWYCPECATVKKSRKGR; from the exons ATGTCATTCGCCGAGGAATTTGAAGCTA ATCTTGTTTCGCTGGCCCATGTTTTGCAGAAGAAATATGCTCTCCTGCGCgatttggataaaagtttGCAAG AAAACCAACGACAAAATGAACAACGctgtgaaaaagaaatagaggATATAAGAAGGGGCAGAGCTGGAAATATCACACCTAATACCTCTCTTACAAAGTTCTCAGAGGAAGCACTTGATGAACAGAAACACAGTGTCCGGATTGCTGACGAGAAAGTCACACTGGCTATGCAGGCATATGATCTG GTGGATATGCATGTTCAGCAACTTGACCAGTATATGAAAAAATCCGACGAAGTGATCCGCAAAG AGAAAGAAGCTGCCGCTGCGACATTAGAACTGGAGAACAACGGGAAAGCCGGGAATGCTGGTGAAGGTGGAAGAGGAGGGCGAAAAAA GACAAGGCTAGCAACAGCAGCGTCAACAGCAGCAGCATCAACTGGGATGACTTCAAGTAATATGGATCTGGATCTGCCTGTGGATCCAAACGAACCAACTTACTGCATCTGCAACCAAGTTAGCTTTGGCGAGATGGTTGCGTGTGACAACAATGCG TGCAAGATTGAGTGGTTCCATTTCGGTTGCGTCGGTCTGAAAGAACAACCCAAGGGGAAATGGTACTGCCCGGAGTGTGCTACAGTAAAGAAGAGCAGGAAAGGTCGATGA
- a CDS encoding Disease resistance-responsive (dirigent-like protein) family protein (Disease resistance-responsive (dirigent-like protein) family protein; FUNCTIONS IN: molecular_function unknown; LOCATED IN: endomembrane system; CONTAINS InterPro DOMAIN/s: Plant disease resistance response protein (InterPro:IPR004265); BEST Arabidopsis thaliana protein match is: Disease resistance-responsive (dirigent-like protein) family protein (TAIR:AT4G13580.1); Has 723 Blast hits to 722 proteins in 40 species: Archae - 0; Bacteria - 4; Metazoa - 0; Fungi - 0; Plants - 719; Viruses - 0; Other Eukaryotes - 0 (source: NCBI BLink).), which translates to MMIKQSPFLLLTTILFTVAVFVAALDPAPEDPIFELYMHDLLGGSSPTARPITGLLGNIYNGQVPFAKQIGFTPPENGIAIPNANGALPTVNGINGVPLGTGLSGTAYSGQNLNGIQTQLGPDGLSLGFGTITVIDDILTSGPDLGSQPLGKAQGVYVASSADGSTQMMAFTAMLEGGEYNDNLNFYGIYRIGSAMSHLSVTGGTGRFKNACGFAEVRPLIPSGQHEVDGAESLLRIIVHLKY; encoded by the coding sequence ATGATGATCAAGCAATCACCATTCTTGCTTTTAACAACAATCTTGTTCACGGTTGCTGTGTTTGTAGCAGCGCTTGATCCTGCACCTGAAGACCCCATTTTCGAACTCTACATGCACGATTTACTTGGAGGAAGCAGCCCCACCGCGAGGCCCATCACGGGTTTGCTCGGGAACATTTACAACGGTCAAGTTCCATTTGCTAAGCAGATTGGTTTCACTCCTCCTGAGAACGGTATAGCCATACCCAATGCAAACGGCGCACTACCAACGGTTAACGGCATCAATGGTGTACCTCTTGGGACCGGCTTGTCTGGTACAGCATACTCTGGTCAGAACCTAAACGGAATTCAGACTCAGTTGGGTCCTGATGGTCTCAGTCTCGGGTTTGGTACCATTACTGTGATCGACGATATACTCACATCTGGTCCTGACTTGGGTTCACAGCCACTTGGTAAGGCTCAAGGAGTTTATGTTGCAAGTTCTGCAGATGGAAGCACACAGATGATGGCTTTCACAGCTATGCTTGAAGGAGGAGAGTACAACGACAACCTTAACTTCTACGGAATTTACAGGATCGGAAGCGCCATGTCGCATCTATCAGTGACTGGAGGAACAGGTAGGTTCAAGAACGCTTGTGGGTTTGCAGAGGTCAGACCATTGATTCCATCAGGTCAGCATGAAGTGGATGGAGCAGAGTCTTTGCTTAGGATCATTGTCCATCTGAAGTactaa
- a CDS encoding hydroxyethylthiazole kinase family protein (hydroxyethylthiazole kinase family protein; FUNCTIONS IN: catalytic activity, hydroxyethylthiazole kinase activity; INVOLVED IN: thiamin biosynthetic process; LOCATED IN: cellular_component unknown; EXPRESSED IN: 22 plant structures; EXPRESSED DURING: 13 growth stages; CONTAINS InterPro DOMAIN/s: Hydroxyethylthiazole kinase (InterPro:IPR000417), Hydroxyethylthiazole kinase, monofunctional (InterPro:IPR011144); Has 2753 Blast hits to 2753 proteins in 1214 species: Archae - 124; Bacteria - 2340; Metazoa - 2; Fungi - 135; Plants - 43; Viruses - 0; Other Eukaryotes - 109 (source: NCBI BLink).), with translation MESKSEQNEWSSGVWAHLTAVRQQSPLVQCITNFVSMDLVANTLLSAGASPAMVHSVVEIPDFTPHIHALCVNVGTLTPDWLPSMKAAAELASQLRKPWVLDPAAVSCSGFRLKACLELIELKPTVIKGNGSEIIALSSASRGQTKGADSSHESTDAIEAAKSLAMSSGAVVAVSGAVDIVTDGKQVIGVHNGTKMMQQITATGCSLAGLIVAFLAIDSSRVLEATVSAMAVFGIAGELGEAMANGPASLRMHLIDCLYGLDETTVLKRVNVTRLG, from the exons ATGGaatcaaaatcagaacaaaACGAGTGGAGCTCCGGCGTGTGGGCTCACTTAACCGCCGTACGGCAACAATCGCCGCTTGTTCAGTGCATCACCAACTTCGTCTCGATGGATCTCGTTGCCAACACGCTTTTATCCGCCGGTGCATCTCCAGCGATGGTCCATTCCGTCGTTGAGATTCCTGATTTCACTCCTCATATTCACGCGCTCTGCGTCAACGTCGGAACACTTACACCTGACTGGCTTCCGTCAATGAAAGCTGCCGCTGAACTCGCTTCTCAGCTCCGAAAGCCTTGGGTTCTTGATCCCGCCGCCGTGAGTTGCTCCGGATTCCGATTAAAAGCGTGTTTGGAGCTCATCGAGCTAAAACCTACTGTAATCAAAGGAAACGGTTCTGAGATTATTGCTCTCTCCTCTGCTTCACGTGGACAAACTAAG GGTGCTGATAGCTCACATGAATCAACAGACGCTATAGAAGCTGCAAAGTCATTAGCGATGTCAAGTGGTGCTGTTGTTGCAGTGTCAGGAGCTGTTGATATTGTTACTGATGGGAAACAGGTTATTGGTGTTCACAACGGGACGAAGATGATGCAACAGATTACTGCAACTGGTTGTTCTCTAGCTGGTTTGATTGTAGCGTTTCTTGCTATTGATTCATCACGGGTACTGGAAGCTACGGTTTCCGCTATGGCTGTCTTTGGCATTGCAGGTGAGTTGGGTGAAGCGATGGCGAATGGTCCAGCGTCATTGAGAATGCATTTGATAGATTGTCTTTATGGGTTGGATGAAACCACAGTGCTTAAACGTGTGAATGTGACCAGGTTGGGTTGA
- a CDS encoding Core-2/I-branching beta-1,6-N-acetylglucosaminyltransferase family protein (Core-2/I-branching beta-1,6-N-acetylglucosaminyltransferase family protein; FUNCTIONS IN: transferase activity, transferring glycosyl groups; INVOLVED IN: biological_process unknown; LOCATED IN: endomembrane system, membrane; EXPRESSED IN: 22 plant structures; EXPRESSED DURING: 13 growth stages; CONTAINS InterPro DOMAIN/s: Glycosyl transferase, family 14 (InterPro:IPR003406), Core-2/I-Branching enzyme (InterPro:IPR021141); BEST Arabidopsis thaliana protein match is: Core-2/I-branching beta-1,6-N-acetylglucosaminyltransferase family protein (TAIR:AT5G39990.1); Has 634 Blast hits to 633 proteins in 99 species: Archae - 0; Bacteria - 13; Metazoa - 278; Fungi - 0; Plants - 316; Viruses - 14; Other Eukaryotes - 13 (source: NCBI BLink).) encodes MQHTPEQPRVTLYIILTTAFLSLCFLLSLSSSSQYSSSSYTGRPDDLRPDPRLFPSSSKIAADTAPPSIAYLISGSSGDTRRILRLLYATYHPRNRYLLHLDSLATQSERDRLAVDVQDVPIFRAARNVDVIGKPDFAYQRGSSPMASTLHGASILLRLSGTWDWFVSISVDDYPLVTQDELLHIMSHLPKDLNFVNHTSYIGWKESRKLKPVIVDPGLYLVEKTDMFFASQKRELPKAFKLFSGPSFSILSRNFMEHCVLGTDNFPRTLLMYLSNTPDSLSNYFPTILCNTDTFKKTIMNNNLLYLASNDTSKERYHQLDHKEFTEMVDSGAAFARGFRYDDTVLDRIDHELLGRKPGEVVPGGWCLGDSSKNRSSCSVWGDSGILRPGSGSDRLERRIVELLSNDWFRLHQCVPE; translated from the exons ATGCAGCACACACCGGAGCAACCGAGAGTCACTCTTTACATAATCCTCACCACCGCGTTTCTCTCTCTATGtttcctcctctctctctcttcctcttcccaGTACTCTTCATCTTCCTACACCGGACGACCCGATGATCTACGACCCGACCCGAGactctttccttcttcctccaaaATCGCCGCCGATACAGCTCCTCCTTCAATCGCTTACCTAATTTCCGGATCTTCTGGTGACACGCGACGAATCCTTCGACTTCTCTACGCTACTTACCATCCTCGAAATcgatatcttcttcatctcgaTAGCTTAGCGACACAATCTGAACGAGATCGGCTCGCTGTTGATGTACAAGATGTACCGATTTTTAGAGCTGCAAGGAATGTTGATGTTATTGGGAAGCCTGATTTCGCGTATCAGAGAGGATCGTCTCCGATGGCTTCTACGCTTCATGGTGCTTCGATTCTTCTTAGATTGTCAGGAACTTGGGATTGGTTTGTTAGTATTAGTGTTGATGATTATCCTCTCGTTACTCAAGATG AGCTTCTTCATATTATGTCACATTTGCCTAAGGACTTGAATTTTGTGAACCACACTAGCTACATTGGTTGGAAAGA GTCCAGGAAGTTGAAGCCAGTTATTGTTGATCCAGGGCTCTATCTTGTGGAGAAAACCGATATGTTTTTCGCTTCGCAGAAACGAGAGTTGCCTAAGGCTTTCAAGTTATTCTCAG GTCCATCTTTCTCCATCTTAAGCCGGAATTTCATGGAGCACTGTGTCTTAGGCACTGACAACTTCCCTCGGACTCTACTCATGTACTTGTCCAACACACCTGATTCTCTTTCCAACTACTTCCCAACTATCCTCTGCAACACGGATACCTTCAAAAAGACCATCATGAACAACAACTTACTCTACCTAGCTTCTAACGACACTTCTAAAGAAAGATACCATCAGCTTGATCACAAAGAGTTCACAGAAATGGTTGACTCCGGAGCAGCTTTTGCAAGAGGATTCAGGTACGACGACACTGTCCTTGATCGCATCGATCATGAACTTCTGGGACGCAAACCTGGTGAAGTTGTGCCTGGTGGTTGGTGTTTAGGAGATTCTAGTAAAAACCGTAGCTCGTGTTCCGTCTGGGGTGACTCGGGTATCCTTCGGCCCGGTTCTGGTTCCGATAGGCTCGAGAGACGAATTGTTGAGTTACTATCAAACGATTGGTTCAGATTGCACCAATGCGTACCTGAATGA